The Melanotaenia boesemani isolate fMelBoe1 chromosome 17, fMelBoe1.pri, whole genome shotgun sequence genome segment CACCACCTGGGATAAACCCACTGGAACATGAAGAGGTGCCAATGAAAGTTCAACAAGTGCAGCAAAATAGCAAACAAACTCCAACTGCAGTACCGCAGGTGTCCACAGAGAGGCATCAGGGAGCCTTCGGTCAGGTCACTGCACTGCCGCAGTCATACTCCATCAAGCCTAACGACACGGTAAACCTCTACCGGGGTAGCATGGACAGCAAGAATGTCATCCTGAGGGTGCTGAAAGGTAAGCTGAGCTGGTACAAAGCAAGTCTCAAAGACAACCACCTACTTACTGCATGTCTAAGAAAAAAACGTTTTCTCTAAGTTTAAAAAGCACTGGACTAAATGTGTAAGACAGTAATTGTGAAACAGGAAAGTTCTTTAAAGAGATTTATCTCCCAATTTGTGTACTTTCAATGTCTAATCTGCTCTGTTCTATAATCAATCTTCTTCCCCAGATACAGCAACTAGCAGTGAGAAACAGCACTTTTTGGGGTTTGCTTCCTTCTTGTCAGAATTGGGGCCACACCCCTTCATTCCTTTGCTGCTGGGTGTTGTTTCAGTGCAACCACCTTTAATTATTGTGGTGGAGGAGCTAAAACACAGAGACCTGCTGGGGTTCCTGTGGAAATGCAGACAGGTACAGTGTTATGTAGAAGAGATTATTCATACTGTAGGACATGGGTTCACAATTGCAGAATGTCTATTTTTTGTGCAGAAAATCTGAAACAAACTTCTAAAAGTCACCAAAAAggaatatgatttttttatttttattaactggtTTGAAGCAGTTCAACTAGGCTGTgtaatgtcttttaaaaaaggTGGCACTACATGAAACTAAAAGTTACTAAAGGCTGCCATTCTGTACAAGACATAGTTATACTtcaaggaaggaaaaaaaaacaagttgctATGGACACAAACAAGAGGATAATGGTGACAGATTTTCCTTCAAGAATTACTTTAATGACTGCAGATTTCTGGGATCTTATATCTCATTAAAACATAGTGACACAGTGTCCCCATTTCTACTTTGTCCCTGTCTTTTACTGAAGGATAACTCGGGTTATGACATGACAGAGAAGATGATCTTCACCATGGCGGGACAAGTGGCTTCAGCTTTGGTTAGTTGACCTTTTTTCTGGTCCTTTAACAATTTATGGAAATCAAATTGTAAAGAGGTTATTCCGTCTGCCTGCTCATCTCTTATCTTTactgaaaaatctttttttggtGGCAAAGTTTTACATTAACTTGTGCCCATCTCCAGCTTTCCCCTGATGGTTCAGTAATTCTAATATGTTAGCTATTCAggttaaagttatttttatagtttacAAATGACGATAAATGCTAATCTAAATCTGGTTGATGTATCTTTCTAGTAGCCTTGTATTACTGAATTTTCCCACAACTCCACAACCAGCTCCCAAAAAACCTATCTTCAAATCATTTCTGataatattctgtttatttctgattGTATTCTAGGAGTATCTGCATAGTAAGAGCTGTATCCATAGCAACATGGGGGCTCGCAGCATTCTGGTTGGTGAAGATTTGACAGCTAAGCTCTGGGGACTGGGCTCAGTCTACCGCAGGAGAACACAGCTGGGCTCACCGGGGGCAGTGGACGATATGGAGCTGAGTAAATGGCAGGCACCTGAAGTGCTGGCCGGGAGGCCCGTGAGTCCGAGCAGTGATGTGTGAGTCCATTGTAAAAACATCAATGACATTAAAAAGACTTATTGGGAATACTGTATGCCACTAAAAGATGAATTGCAAATGCTTTTTGCCCATCTTTTTTGCTTTCTTATAGATGGTCTTTTGGAATCCTCCTCTATGAAATGGTCACATTGGGTGAGTATTCTTCAAATAGATAATGTCTCTCAAAAGTTTTTTAATTCAGTAAATACCAAAATGTCACCAAAAACAGTACGAAACTGAGGCCCTtccagcaaaaaataaatatgaacctACTAACTACCTACTACAATTCCTCCCCTTGAGTCTATCCATCTGTATTGAGGGATAAAGGGTACTTACCTGTTGGGTGTAAGTGGTCATCTGGTCCTCCAAATGTGGTGTGGGAGGCTATTTGGATGGCCACTACTCCTTGATCCCCCCAAAAGAAAGATCACCTCATCTCTGCTAAACAGATTGATATTATTAAAGTGAGGAAATGAGTCTTAATAATTCATACTGTATGTTGGCACTGCATACAGCATTATAGGTGTCCAACACCCTTAATATTTAATGAATATGCTTTTTAGAGTTATTGTTTAACATATATTTCTCTTATGTTAAGGTGACCCACCTTTTGCTTCAATTATGGCAACTGAACTTCTGCAGTATCTCCAAAGGGGAAAGTCCCTCAAACAGCCAGCCACCTGCTCCAACTCACTGTAAGAACAGCAGCAGAGTTTATTTTCATGAagaattaagatttttttccttctcagtATTATAAGAATTGCAGTTAGGGTGCAAAAGTTATCTTATATTACACATCTTCACTCTAAGCGgtactgaaaatgaatgaatgatgaatgaatcTTCACTCTAAATGTATATCACTTCAGTATTTTCcaattatgattatttaataTGCTCTTGTATCTCATTCTTCCATTCAATTCTATATAAGCTGCTGTATATAATGATGCTGTAATGCCACAGTTTGCCAGTCTGGGATCATTAAATTCCATCAGATTCTGACTGTAAAATGCAGAAGAAGCCAGCCatgatatttttaaacattagcacaatgaaataattaaattataaaatactaCTTTGAAGTTAATATAGTTTTTGATCATTGTTGATAGCTTAATTCACGATATCAGCTGCATAACACACTATATGAGATACAGAAATCAGCAGCTCTGACTGGGACAATGGCTGAAACTAATCACACTTGAGCTTCAACAGGTTGAACTTATGACCCcatcaaataaatcaataaatcaattaatCCTAAAAAAATATACTATTGGATTCTAACACAATTCCTGACCAAGTGGTCAATAATTTCATATGGTTGTGTTAGGTCATGTAAAACAGGTCAAGTTTCATGACATCAGTTTGCATTGTAAGGCAGAATGTAGGCACTATAGAGTTTTCCTGCCTTTACAATCACATCTGCTACACTTTTCTTTCATTCCTGGGAAAGGGATGAGATCCCTTTGGAAAAATCAAACATACTTCCCCCATCTTTTGGGTAGACGTTATCAAATGAACTGTTTAACTGCTTTTATTAGCTTCACCTcaattaaatgagttttaaaCTACCACAGGTTTGAAGTGCATTAATTTGGACCAGATGTGCCCTACATGCCACGTATTGCACTAAAAGCAGCTGTCTGTTGAGAAGCAAAGAACCATTTGGAATCTCAGAAACTAGCTAAAATAGCTTACCTAACTTTTACTCGAACAATATTTTCGGTTGTTTTCTACGCTTACCTTAGTGGCATGCAAATATTGCACCAATTACAAATTCCTCCATTATAAGaataaatatacagaaataaaggATTCAAACAAACTataacttttattattactaataaacaaacaagcataaataaataaataataaaataaaactaggtAACAGCAGCAACCGACACACCTGACACTGCCCCATCACCTTCGCGCTTATGGCGTTGCTATCTTCAGGCATAGATTTGAAGGCAGACGGGTAttgtagtttttaaaatgtttggacCAGTTCCATTTAGTAGCTTTCCCAATTCGTAGGACTACAAACATGGCCGCACCGCAGCTGAATTTGCTTTAAAGTAAATGATTGATTTCTCAATCTTAAAAAGTCTTGTATTTAGCCACAAGTTTAAAAATTATCCCCACACCTTAATATTTGCACTCCAAtacatttttgtcttgtttgtaaAAATTAGAGCCTACAATATGACCAAATAAACGCTATTGCACTGTATTATCTATCTGTTTATTTAGCTATTTATCAATTAATTTATCAGTTAAGTTTAAAAGATTAACTAGTACCAATGTGTGGTGCAAATTATGCTTATGAGGACAACTTCTTTTAATCTTATAGCTGTTGATTTTAATTATGTAGAAACTCAAATCATGTATTTTTGCTGAATTTCACATTGTTATACTCTGGTCCGTAGGTACTCCATCATCAAGTCATGCTGCCAATGGAATCCTCAGCAACGTCTCTCCGTGTCGGAACTACTCAGGGTGCTACATACGAAAGAGAAATCAGCCAATGGGAGAACAGTTCTGAGGGTCACGGAACCACTGAACTTCGAGAGATATATGAGGGAGGCGGGATGTGGAGAGGCGTTCAACTTTGCTGTGCTCTGATTGGTTAAAATGTTTATCAATCAGAAGTTCTTTAAGGCTGCTGTTCCCGCGCCGATAAACTATTACCAAGAACAatgtagacaaaaaaaaaagttatatttttatatataaaataaatattgttttgtacTTCTTTTTACTGTTGGAACACATTCAAGAATATTTAAAGCACAATCACTTTGaaggataatttattttttgtaaatatgtatttaatttgGTAAATGTTACTCTGGTCTGGTAAATAATTATGAAATTTAAAAGacatgtttaatgtattttcattttaaggtcagtgctgcttttatttttaaatcggACTATAAAATTATGCTAACATGGGGCCAGACAGTTTTTGACATCCATAGGGGATGATCCCATCAAACAGATTCCCCTTCACCTTGTTTTGAGGTAACTACCTGACAGCTGTGCACAGTGGTCTTTGCATCTAACCCTGCTTTGCATGTACTTACAGAAGTTTCctttccaaaggaaaaaaaaaaaaaacttcagggAAGATATTATTTGAATTAACCAATCTTAATGAATAACTTAGAAtgatttttttagattattgATCACTTCAATTCAACATTCAATATTATTTACCTCTGAAAACAAAGGTCTTACATTGTCATCTCCACACCTGATTTGACAAGGATGTTGCAACACTGGTAAAAGTATTGTGAAGAaagagatattttatttatataaattttatttggaaTGCATGAAAAACCTCACTTCCTGCTGTATATAAGCAGTTTGTCATTACTGAAAAAACATCATAGCCCCTAAACTTTTTATCAGCACAGTTTAGGACCTCATCTGTATAACTGAACATTCCCATCTGCAGAATTCACTATTCGCAAACAATATTTGCTAATTTGCCCAAGATGGTAAATCTACCCCTATGTATACTAAATGCAAGCTGAAGTTGcagatgttaatattttattcacttgtatactttaaaatattttaaaatatctgaCGGCAGCTTGTCTTGGTGCTTTGCAAACCCATGTCTGCATGCGATAGCGTCTTGCCACCACTTGGGGGCAGTATCAGAAATATGTGGAACAATCGACTATGGGTTGCACTTGATTGTGTTGTTAGTGCTTTAGCTTTGCTCTGCTGTGGGAAACAGAAGTtaaagtggaaaatatttgctttGTGGTGAAATAAAACTAAGTGTCATGCTTCTTTACTATTTATCATTTTTGGAACTTTGTCCTCTTTGTTAAGAAACTGGCTTTCAGCCTTAGCAGGCCCCTTCAAATCCAAGTTAGccttccagccaatcagcacTCAAGGCATACTTGTCTCAGTGTCATGCATTGTTAGGTTTTTGGATGCCTGCATGGGAAAAAATAGCAGCCAGTGCAGGTTCAAGTCTTGGAAtgtggccttttttttctttttgcatataTTCCAAGCAATGTCAAGCAACTTTCAAATAATGTTCACAAGTAGGtagggaaacaaaaaaaaacctttgtttaTAGAGACATTAAAAAACGTCAACATCAAAGTTTTAAAACAGCtctttgattatttatttgcaaTATAATATTAACCTCTCCTTGTCAAAAGTCAGACTCGCCTCCTCCAAgattttgcagcttttttgaTTATTGCAAGCAAGCATTTGATTCTGAACTTCTTTATATAAAAGTTTGCTGTTATTTGGGGGGTAAAAAGGTGCTACTATTTGAGTAAAGGGAGATCACACAAGCAAAGCTGCCGTGATCTGCCACTAAAGGAAATAATTCACATGTAATTCACATCAGAATTTGAACCACTCACATCACTTGTCCTTAGACTTGGGTCCTCCCCCCCGAATCTTAACAACTGTTTAAAGGACCTGATAAAGAAAAGACTCCAAAATCCTGGGGAGActgaaatataaacacacagctATCAAGGAATatcctttttgctttttaaagaaaatactt includes the following:
- the styk1a gene encoding tyrosine-protein kinase STYK1 isoform X2, with product MKVQQVQQNSKQTPTAVPQVSTERHQGAFGQVTALPQSYSIKPNDTVNLYRGSMDSKNVILRVLKDTATSSEKQHFLGFASFLSELGPHPFIPLLLGVVSVQPPLIIVVEELKHRDLLGFLWKCRQDNSGYDMTEKMIFTMAGQVASALEYLHSKSCIHSNMGARSILVGEDLTAKLWGLGSVYRRRTQLGSPGAVDDMELSKWQAPEVLAGRPVSPSSDVWSFGILLYEMVTLGDPPFASIMATELLQYLQRGKSLKQPATCSNSLYSIIKSCCQWNPQQRLSVSELLRVLHTKEKSANGRTVLRVTEPLNFERYMREAGCGEAFNFAVL
- the styk1a gene encoding tyrosine-protein kinase STYK1 isoform X1, coding for MTSNSTSGNLCEPNDKLCITREYQLEVIVVPALLLLGTAITLLTVLILRYCHKGKRTRVTAPQHYHSSTHRHTNRHSHRHHLYGIDAPPGINPLEHEEVPMKVQQVQQNSKQTPTAVPQVSTERHQGAFGQVTALPQSYSIKPNDTVNLYRGSMDSKNVILRVLKDTATSSEKQHFLGFASFLSELGPHPFIPLLLGVVSVQPPLIIVVEELKHRDLLGFLWKCRQDNSGYDMTEKMIFTMAGQVASALEYLHSKSCIHSNMGARSILVGEDLTAKLWGLGSVYRRRTQLGSPGAVDDMELSKWQAPEVLAGRPVSPSSDVWSFGILLYEMVTLGDPPFASIMATELLQYLQRGKSLKQPATCSNSLYSIIKSCCQWNPQQRLSVSELLRVLHTKEKSANGRTVLRVTEPLNFERYMREAGCGEAFNFAVL